Part of the Sporosarcina sp. FSL K6-2383 genome is shown below.
GCCGGGAACTGGTATTGCTCCGTTTCGAGCATTCTTGGAAGAGCGCGAGGAGATTGGCGCTGAAGGGAAAACGTGGTTATTTTTTGGCGATCAGCATTATGTGACGGACTTCCTGTATCAGACGGAATGGCAACGTTGGGCGAAAGATGGCGTCTTGACACAAATAGATGTTGCATTTTCACGTGATACAGATGAGAAAGTTTATGTACAACACCGCATGCTAGAGAAAAGTCAGGAACTTTTCGAGTGGTTAGAAGAGGGAGCAGTTATTTACGTTTGTGGTGATGAAAAGCATATGGCCGCAGATGTCCATGATACATTGGAAACGATTTTGCAAGATGAAGGCGGCTTGAATGCCAAGGAAGCTGCGGATTATTTAGCAGAGATGCAACAACAAAAACGCTATCAGCGAGATGTATATTGAGTGTAGTGTGAAGGGAGCAAGCTAGATGACGAAAAAAATCGTACTGCCGCCGCAAGAAGGTAAACCGAGTGATGTCGAGCGGATTAAGCTAGAAAGTAACTATTTACGGGGATCACTTGCAGAATCGCTTGTAGAACAAATCAGCTCAGGTATTAATGATGATGATAATCGGCTGATGAAATTCCATGGTAGCTATTTACAAGATGATCGTGATTTACGCAACGAGCGCCAGCGCCAAAAGTTAGAGCCTGCGTATCAATTTATGGTGCGTGTGCGTGCACCAGGTGGGATTGCTACACCGGCACAATGGCTGGTCATGGATGACGTTGCCAATAAATATGGCAATAGTACATTGAAATTAACGACGCGCCAATCATTCCAAATGCATGGTATTTTAAAGTGGAATATGAAGAAAAATATTCAGGAAATTAACGCATCTTTGATGGATACGTTAGCAGCTTGCGGCGATGTTAACCGTAATGTCATGTGTAATCCGAACCCTTATCAATCAGACATTCATGCAGAAGTGTATAAATTATCTGCTGAATTAAGTGAATACCTATCTCCACGGACACAAGCGTATCATGAAATTTGGTTGGATGGCGAAAAAGTGGTCAAAAGTCAAGAGGTAGAAGTCGAGCCGATGTACGGTGAGCTGTATTTACCACGTAAATTTAAAATAGGCTTGGCGATTCCACCTAATAATGATATCGATGTATTTTCACAGGATCTAGGTTTGATTGCTATTTTAGAAGAGGATAAGTTAGTAGGCTTCAATATTGCAGTTGGCGGCGGTATGGGGATGACGCATGGAGATACAGCGACTTATCCGCAACTGGCGCGAGTCATTGGCTTCTGTACGCCCGATAAAATTATTGAAGTCGCAGAAAAAGTAATTACAATTCAGCGCGATTATGGTAATCGTTCTGTCCGAAAAAATGCTCGTTTTAAGTATACGGTCGATGCTAAAGGGTTGGAGTGGATTGCAAATGAGCTCAATAACCGTTTAGGCTGGGATCTTGAGGCGGCACGTGCTTATCACTTTGAGCATAATGGTGATCGCTACGGTTGGATTAAAGGCAATGATGGCAAATGGCATTATACGCTGTTTATCGAAAATGGTCGCGTTCGTGACACGGGTGATTATCCATTAATGACGGGTCTACGCGAAATTGCTAAAATCCATACGGGAGATTTCAGACTGAGCCCAAACCAAAACCTTGTGATTAGCAATGTGACGAGCCAGAAAAAGAAGAAGATTGTGGAGTTGCTAGAGCTGCATAATATGACGGATGGTGCTCACCATTCTGCCCTGCGACGCAGTTCTATGTCATGTGTTGCATTTCCGACTTGCGGGCTAGCAATGGCAGAAGCAGAGCGTTATTTACCTGTGCTATTGGACAAAATCGATGTCATTATAGATGAATCGGGCTTACGGGACAAAGAGATTATTATTCGCATGTCAGGATGCCCGAATGGTTGTTCGCGTCCAGCGTTAGGGGAAATTGCTTTTATAGGAAAAGCCCCTGGCAAATACAATATGTATTTAGGTGCAGGTTTTGCCGGAGATCGCTTGAACAAAATCTATCGTGAAAATATTGGGGAGGAAGAGATTTTGGCTATCCTTCAAGTATTGCTAACCCAATATGCTAAAGAAAGATTGGAAGGCGAGCATTTTGGTGACTTCGTTATCCGTGCTGGCCATGTTAAAGCTGTTCATAATGGAATGGATTTTCATGATGAGGTAGTTAGTACAAATGCGTAGTTCGTTATCGTAACTCTGCAACGATAGGTGGCTTTAGTAATGGGAACATATCCAATGATGTTGAATATGAAAAACAAAGCAGCTGTCGTTGTAGGGGGCGGCATCATTGCTTATCGGAAGACGCTTAGCTTATTGCAAGCGGGGGCTCATGTAACAGTAATTAGCCCTGCCCTTCATTCGAAAATGGAGGAATTGTTTTTGAACGATCAAATTACGTGGAAGAATAAAGTTTATGAGCCAGGGGATCTCCAACTAGCCGTTGTGGTTATTGCCGCAACGAATCAGTCGCATGTCAATGAGCTTGTTGCCTCGTCAGCTGGGGAACATCAGCTTGTTAATGTCGTGGATAGTCAGACGTTAAGTGATTTTCAAGTACCTGCCAAGCTAGAGCGTGGTCATTTAACCATTACTGTAGCAACCAACGGGGCTAGTCCTACATTGGCAAGAGTTATTCGTGATGAGTTGTTTGAAAAATATGACGACTCATATAAGGCTTATTTAGATTTCCTTGCACTAGCCCGTGATCGAGTGAAAAATACTGTAGTTGACGAACAAACGAAGCTACGTCTATTGAAAGTTGTTACAGACGAAACGTATCGACAATCACATAATATGCAGCAAGTGTTTCTTGAGATGCTAGGTGACTTTGAAAAAAAGAGTCATCATCAGCTTATTTGAATCTGACTACCTTCTATATATAGCCGGTTTACATGGTGAAATTCGATACCAAGTAAACCGGCTATTCGTGATTCAAATTCTTCCTTGCGTAATTGATTTATAGTGAACTGAAAAGGTAGGAATTAAGTGCATTGATTTGTTATAATAAAAAGATAACGATAAGTTTGAAAGGATGATGGCGATGAGAGTCGTAAATAATATAGCTGAACTGATTGGTCATACACCATTAGTCAGATTGAATCGAATTGCAGATCCTAATGGGGCGGCTGTCTATGTAAAGTTGGAATATTTTAATCCGAGTAAAAGTGTGAAGGACCGAGCAGCCTTTAATATGATTGTTGAAGCAGAAAAAAGTGGGCAATTGACGGCCGGTGCTACGATTATTGAACCGACTTCGGGCAATACTGGAATTGGTTTAGCGATGAATGCAGCAGCGAGGGGCTATCGAGCAATTTTTGTCATGCCGGATAATGCAACAATCGAACGTATAAATTTGATGAAGGCATATGGTGCGGAGGTTGTTCTGACACCAAGTGAAGAAAGAATGCCGGGAGCCATTGCCAAGGCTAATGAATTAGCTTCACAAATTGACAATAGTTTCATTCCAATGCAATTTGAAAATGCAGCTAATCCAGACGCGCATCGGACGACAACGGCTATGGAAATTATTGAAGCCTTGGCATCTGTGAACCGAACACTGACCGCCTTTGTCTGTACATCAGGAACAGGTGGCACGGTGACGGGGACGGGTGAAGCGTTGAAAGAACATGATGCCAGTATTACTGTTCATGTTGTGGAGCCTGCCGGGTCACCGGTTTTATCAGGCGGAGAGCCAGGCAAACATAAACTTGTTGGGACAAGTCCTGGCTTTATCCCTTCTGTGTTAAACACGGAGATCTACGATGAGATATTCCAGATTAAAGACGAGGAAGCATATGCTACTGTACGTAGTGCTGCTGTACAGGAGGGGGTTCTCATCGGTCCTTCCGGAGGGGCCTCTATTTACGCCGCTCTAGCCGTTGCTAAACGGTTGACGCCGAATGATACGGTTGTCTGCATTGCACCGGATTCTGGTGAACGATACTTATCAAGTGATTTATTTACAACTTGAAATCGGAACCTTTTGCCTTAAAAATAGGGCGAAGGGTTTTTTCATAATACAGAAAAATGATTGCATAGGTATTTTTAGAAGCGTATATTTAGGAAGTGTTTATTAAATGGCTGGAGGTATTATGTGAGAAGTAAATTTAATGTAGTAACATCTACAATTCTGGCTAGTGTTTTTATTGCTAGATTTGGAACATTTTTAGTACTGCCTTATCTTACTCTGTTTTTGTTAGAAGATTTTCGTTACACAGGTATTCAGATAGGGACGATTATTTCTACACTGGCACTTTCTAGGTTGATTGTTAGTTTCTTTATTGGGCCATACATAGATAAATATCCAAAAAACAAGGTTATCCTTATTGGCTTGCTAGCTTATTTTGGTAGTTATGTGTATTTTCCTTTTATTGATCAGTATACTGGATTTATTGTGTTTGCGGCTATCCTAGGTTTTGGTCAAGCCGTTGTAGAGCCGACATATCGTGTGTTACTAAGTTTTTATACGGAACCTGAAAACAGGAAGTTTATTTTTAATATTCGCTACTTCCTAATCAATATTTCGGCTGCGATAGCTCCACTTACATCTGTTTTCTTTCAGCAATTTGGTACTGATTTATTATTTTTTACAGTTGGTTTTATTTTTCTTATTAATATCTTTACGTTTACAATTTTATTTAAAAAATATCCTATTGAAAAAGTGCCAGAGAAATCAGGTAAAGTATCCATTTTTCAATCATTTTATGTTTTTAGGAAGGACTACGGATTTACTATTTTTATAGTTGCTTTAATATTTATTAGCTTTGGTTACAGCCAATTTGATTCCACGTTTAGTCAGTTTTTAGGGATTACATTTGACTATGAACTTGCATTGAAATATTTTGCTTGGCTCATTACAACGAATGCTATTACTGTACTTGTTATTCAATACTTTGTTTATAGATTAGGTGAAGTCATTAGTACAACTACATGTTTAATCATTGGAAGTTTATGTTTATCGTTAGGATTGTTTTTATTTGGTCAAAGCGAAAGTATTGTACTTCTGATTTTTTCAATGGTTATTTTTACAGCAGGGGAAGTACTAGTGTTTACGATGGTCGATGTGCATATTGATGAAATTTGTGAGGATCATGAAAAAGGTACGTATTTTGCATTGTCTGGCGTAAGCTCGCTTGGTAAAATTGCGGGACCTAGTTTAGGCGGCTTTCTATTGGATAGTTTTGGTGCAGGTGCAATGGTATTTATTGTTATAAGTGTAATTACTGTATTATCAGTTCCGTTCTTTTATTTAAGTAATAAAGTGTTGAATAATAAGACCCATAAGACGTTGGAGAAGCACTAAACAGTGTTTTTCTAGCGTCTTTTGTGTTTACGTATAAATTTATCTAGATTTCTTTTATGATTCAAAAAATATAGAAGGTTTTAAGAATAATAGTTGACAAACGGTATGGAAGTAAGCGATTATATACAAAAGATATAAAACATATCAATTTAGTTGGTATTGAAAAGGGAAGGAGAATTCCTATGTATTTAACAATTGATGGCATTGAAAAAAGTTTTCCGCATGCTGAAACAGGGCAAGTGAAAGTGCTGGATAATATCCAGTTAGAGGTGGAAAAAGGTCAGTTCATTTCGATTGTTGGTCCATCTGGCTGTGGAAAGTCAACGCTACTATATCTCATTGCAGGCCTTGAAAAGGCTGACAAAGGTGAAATTCGAATTGAGGGAAAGAAAGTGACAGATGCAGGACCTGATCGCGTCGTTGTTTTCCAAGAAGCTGGGCTATTCCCGTGGCTTACTGTTTTGGATAATGTGACATATGGTCTGTTGTTGAAAGGGATGGCTAAAAACGAAGCACAGGATAAAGCGAAAGATATGTTGAAAATGGTGCATTTGAGTAATTATATTGATGCCTATCCTCATCAGCTTTCAGGCGGCATGAAGCAGCGTGTGTCCATTGCTCGTGCGCTCGTTATGGAACCAGCAGTCTTATTGATGGATGAACCCTTTGCAGCTCTTGATGAACAAACGAGAATGGTCTTGCATCATGAATTGCTTGAAATATGGCGGAAAACGAAAGTGACGATTTTTTTCATCACACATAATATACGTGAAGCGGTTTTATTATCTGAAAAAATTGTTGTTTTTGAAACACGGCCTGGAAAAATTAAATCGACGCATACGATAAAAACGTCAACAGATGGTGTCACGCCAAATGACGTGACATTTCGTTTAGAGAAGGTCATCTTGGCGGAGTTACAGGGTGAAATAGAGAAAGTGTTAAAGGAGGAAATGGGGGATGACTACATTTTTGAGACGGACCCTCTTCATCGGGCTACTAGCGGTGATATGGGAAGTAACATCTAGATTATCAAGCTTGCCTGATTTTATGTTTCCAACGCTAACCCAGGTCCTTCAAACGCTTTTTTCAGGAATCATTAGTGGGCAAATCACGGTAGCTATTGTCACCAGTATGATTCGACTACTGATTGGGTTTTCGATTGCCGTAGTCATAGGTGTATTTCTAGGTTACTTAATTTGGCGTTCTAAGCTAGTCGAGGATACACTCGGATTTTTAATAACAGCTCTTCAATCCATTCCAAGTATTGTGTGGTTTCCACTCGCCATTATTTGGTTTGGTTTAAATAACTTTTCGATTTTGTTTATCGTTACAATTGGAGCCACATGGACGATGACGATTAGTGCGACAAGTGGTTTTAAAAATGTACCAGCATTGTATCAGCGGGTTGCCAAAACATTAGGGTCAAGTGGCTTTCATTTTTTACGAACAGTAATTTTGCCTGCCTCCGTACCACAAATTATATCAGGTTTACGAATTGCCTGGGCATTTTCATGGCGTGCGTTAATGGCTGGTGAGCTTCTAGGTGGTGGAGGCGGTTTAGGCCACCTACTTGAAACTGGAAGGTCGCTTGGTCAGATGGATTTAGTCATTTCTGTCATGATTATCATTGGTGTTATCGGTACCATTATGGATAATCTAGTATTCTTACGATTAGAGCGTAATGTTCAGAAGAAGTGGGGAATTAGTTGAATGATACCATTCGGGGGAGAGAGAAAAATGAAGCGTAAATTATGGAGAGTTGGATTTATTTCTATACTGGTATTAGCTTTTGCGACAGCATGTGGTAAAGGAAATCAAGGTGCAGCTGGCAGTAAAGAAGTGAATATCGGTTATTTTCCGAACTTAACACATATGGCAACAATCGTTGCTTTGGAAAAAGGTTATTTTGCTGAAGAATTCGGTGAAGATATTAAAATTAACACGAAAACAGTGAGTAACGGTGGATTGTTCACGGAAGCAATGGTGACTAAATCAATTGATGTCGGCACTGTCGGACCGGGTCCATTATTAAACTTATATGTGAAAGATCCGAATTACCATATTATTTCGGGTGCTGTCAATGGTGGGGCTGTGCTTGTTGCCAGTGAACATAGCAATATTACAGATCTTGCACATTTAGATGGTAAAAAAGTTGCGATTCCTGTCATTGGTAGTACACAAGACGTCATGCTGCGTAAAGCACTGAATGATGTAGGGTTGAAACCAACATCGAATGGGGGAACAGTTGAATTATTCGCGGCTGCACCTGCGGATACAGCGACGCTGTTCATTCAAAAATCGGTGGATGCGGCAGCGACGCAAGAGCCATGGGGCTATATTTTAGAAACACAGGCGAATGGTAAGCTATTGCTAGATTGGGAGTCATTTGCTTGGGGTAAAGAATCGACCAATACAGTTGTTGCGGCTACTAAAAACTTTGTGAGCAATGAGAAGTTTCTAACAGCTTATTTAACAGCACATACTAAAGCAGTTAATTTTATTAAACAAAATCCGGAGGAAAGCCAGGAGCTGGTCATTAAACATATTAAGGATTTGACTGGAAAAGAAATCAATAAAGAAGAATTACAGGTGGCTTTTTCACATCTTGAAGTAACAACAGCTGTCAATGAGCAGGTCATTCAAGAAATGGCTGATATTAGTAAGGAAGCTGGCTATGTTCAAAGTAGTGAGATTAAGGGCTTGGTTCAACTGGAACAGTTGAAGGCAATTGAAAAGAAATAAGCTCATCAAAGGGATTAGTAGAGCAGAAGGTTATAATCGAAATATAAAAATGGTTGAGCAATTAGTGGCAGTAAGGATGTAGAGGTGATTCACTTCTGCATCCTTTTATTTTCGATGAAACTTATTTATTCTACTATACGTAGAATAGGTAGTGATAGAGGGGTGTTTGTATATGAGCGAGGGAAATGAAATATTGGATAAGAAAGAACAACGGAATTTATGGAAGTCTATTTGGCTGGAACCAAGAGAAACTGTACGCTATGCAATTGACCATAAAACGATGAAGTATGCCCTTATGTTAGTGTTAATTGCTAGTTTGTTTGATGTATTGAACGTGATGACGCAAAATAATCTGGACACTACTATTCCAGCATCTGGTTTTATTATCTGGTTGATCGTATTAAGTCCTGTATTAGGATTAATAGGTTGGTGGATTGGTGCCGGGCTTGCTACGATGGTTGGTACATGGTTTGGCGGTACAGGAACTTTTGCGGAACTGAAAATGGCGTATGCGCTATCATGTATACCTGTCATAATCGGAGGACTTATATGGATTCCAGATCTCCTTATACTGGGTAAATCATTATTTTTGGAAGATATTAGTGTCTCAGGTTGGCGGCTAATTTGGCAATTTTTCAGTGGATTTATTGGTATTGTGATAGGTATATGGAGTTTTATCATTACGGTAATGATTGTTGCGGAAGCACATAGAATATCCGGATGGCGGGGTTTTTGGACAGTTGTGATTCCATCTGCCTTGATTGTTATTGTGGTATTGATATTCTTTCTACCATTTCTGTTCCTACTATTTTAACGTAAAACTGCAGATAGACAACAGCGTAATTGTTGTCTATCTGCAGTTTTTTAGTTATACAGCAAAAAAAGGAGCTACCTCTTTTGCAATTTGTTCTGGAACTTTTAAGCACAGTGGCTCATTATGCAAGAAGTTAAAGACATTCATATCGCTTGTTTGAAGTCCGCCAATGGTTAGGCGGGGGACAAGTCGGATATGAACCCGTTCAGCGCCATTTTGCGAAACGGGAATAAAGAGTGCGAGATTGAAACTTGTGATACCGATTGTTTCAAAATAACGGAAGAAGCGTGTGATACTATCGGCAAGGTGTTGCCAGTTGTTAGCGTTTAATTCCTCAAGAGAAGTCGCGTTGAATACCCCGATAAAATCGGTGTGACTTTTTGGTGCGAACGCATGTAACCAGTCAATCGTTCCTGCAGTTCCGATGAAACGTTCACCGATTTTGCGCTCCTGTTCAACTAATGCAGCATAGAAATTTTGGTCTTGTGTATCATGAAATTGCCTGGCTGCTTTTGATGTTGTTGCCTGATAATTCGTTGGTTGTTCGGATGCTAATACATGGATATGCGGATGCAAAATACTACCTCCTGATGGTGGTAAGTAGTTCCAGTTGATGGAGGTATATGTTGTTTTCGAATCTTGCGCAATGACTTTTTTCAAATAATCATGCGCGGCAGAAAATGAATTGGCAATCATCGAACCTGTAAATTCATTGAGCTTTATATAATGCTGATCACACATGCGAACGACGGCATTATGTTTACTGTATGGGAACAGGTTTGGAAAAACGACTGCTTCGCCTTGTGTGAATCGTCCTCCTGTCACTAATGTTTCAGGAAATGTCGGTGTAAATGATTGGACATTTTCAGGGCAGAAAGGGCATTTACTGCCAGCAGTTTCTTTTGCAAGTTCTGTATAATCTGTTGGGATGAACGGAGCGCCAGGGTCGAAAATAATACGTGAAGTTTCACCCGTAAGTGGATCTTGACGGATTTCTGTTTGACGATCAATGAGCTTTTGGTCTTGCATGGGATCATGGAATGTGAAAAATTCTTTATGTGCAGTGAATTGGATTGTCATTTTATTTCCCCCTGAAATAATCAATTATGCTATATCTATTCTAACTATAGCTAACGAAAAAGTCATTAAAGTTGTCGCAATTTTTAATATAGAGGGGGATGAAGCGGATTATTTTCTCATATTGATAATTTTTATGGCGAATTTACGTATTTCACGCGATTTCCCCGGAAATACTCGTAATTTCCGAGGAATAAAGAGTGGAATAGAATGAATTGGACTAGATTCGTGAAACTGAGCTACGAAATCAGGAAACTGGTTTACCTTTAGCCAGAACTGGACTACCAATTCAGCGAACTGGACTACCTCGGCAAAACTGTCCTACCGATTTGAGAAACTGAACTACCTTTATCCGAAACTGGACTACCAATTCCACAAACTGACCCACCGCCAAGCAAAACAGAGCACTTCAGGCCCCCTGGCTCAGAGGACTTCTACAGTTATCAAACGATATCTTCTGACCATAATAAAGGAGTAGCCACATTTGGCTACTCCTCCCGTATACTAAAATACTTATTTTGCTTCGAATGTTGCTGCAGCTTCTACTTCGCTCCAAGCGATACCAAGTGCATCTGCTACACCTTGTCCGTAAGCTGGGTCTGCTTTAAAGCAGTGGGTAATATGACGAAGTTGAATATGCTTGTCAACGCCTTGCATATTACGTCCAGTATTTTCGAACAACACTTGCTGTTGTTCTGGACTCATCAGATTGAACAATTTACCTGGTTGCTCGAAGTAATTGTCATCGTCTTCTCTGAAGTTCCATTGATCTGCTGAACCAAATAGATCAAGTGCTGGATCTTTGTAGCTTGGTTGTTCTTGCCACTCACCATAGCTGTTTGGCTCATAATGCATTCTACTGCCATGATTACCATCGACACGCATAGCACCATCACGGTGGAAGCTATGAACAGGGCATCTTGGCTGATTGACTGGAATTTGGTGATGGTTTACACCTAGACGGTAACGTTGCGCATCACCGTATGAGAATAAACGCCCTTGTAGCATTCGGTCTGGTGAGAAACTAATACCAGGTACAACGTTTGCTGGTGTGAAAGCAGCTTGTTCTACTTCAGCAAAGTAGTTATCTGGATTACGGTTTAGTTCGAATTCGCCAACTTCAATAAGTGGGAAGTCTTCTTTATACCAAACTTTTGTTAGGTCAAATGGATTGTAAGGCATGTTGTTTGCTTGTTCTTCTGTCATCACTTGGATATACATTTTCCATTTCGGGAAGTTACCGTTTTCGATGTTGTCGTAAAGGTCACGCTGATGGCTCTCGCGGTCTTTCCCAACAACGACCTCAGCTTCCTGATCTGTTAGGTTTTCGATGCCTTGTTGTGAACGCATATGGAATTTTACCCAAACACGTTCATTTTGTTCATTGATCATACTGAATGTATGGCTTCCGAAACCGTGCATTGTACGATATGAACTTGGAAGTCCGCGATCACTCATGACGATTGTTACTTGGTGAAGTGCTTCAGGTAGTGATGTCCAGAAGTCCCAGTTGTTATTTGCACTACGCATATTTGTACGTGGGTCACGTTTAACTGCGTGGTTTAAGTCAGGGAATTGCATTGGATCTCTGAAGAAGAATACAGGTGTGTTGTTTCCAACAAGGTCCCAGTTCCCTTCTTCTGTATAGAAGCGTGCAGAGAATCCACGAATATCACGTTCTGCATCAGCACCACCGCGTTCGCCAGCAACAGTCGAAAAACGGAGGAACATATCTGTTTTCTTACCGACTTCAGAGAAGATTTTAGCTTTTGAATACTGTGAAATATCATGTGTGAGGGTAAATGTACCGTATGCTGCTGAACCTTTCGCGTGCATACGGCGCTCAGGAATTACTTCACGGTCGAAGTGAGCAAGCTTTTCTAGTAGCCAAACATCTTGTAATAGGATTGGACCTCTTGGGCCGGCAGTCATCGAGTTTTGGTTATCTACGACGGGTGCACCAGCTGCAGTTGTTAATTTTGGTTTTTGATTTTCAGTCATTTAACATCACTCCTCAGATTGTTTTAAATCTTACATGATAATGATAACAAATAAAGAATAGTTATACCAATAAAATAGACTTGTAACTGCAAAAATAAGTTTTCAAATGAGAACAATAACTACCTAAATGAGAGGAAGTTGTTATGAATAGTAAGTTTTAGCTCATACTACAATCCTACAAGCTGTACATATTTGTTTTAAATCTATGTTAAGGATAACATAATATCTATTCTTTTCGCAAAATTCTAAAATTGTTAACTTTGGATAAATTAGATGCTACACTATTATCATATTCAAGTTTTGAGAGGAGAGAGAAATTTTGTTGCAACAGAAATTTATAAAAATATTTCTAGCATTCAC
Proteins encoded:
- the cysI gene encoding assimilatory sulfite reductase (NADPH) hemoprotein subunit, producing the protein MTKKIVLPPQEGKPSDVERIKLESNYLRGSLAESLVEQISSGINDDDNRLMKFHGSYLQDDRDLRNERQRQKLEPAYQFMVRVRAPGGIATPAQWLVMDDVANKYGNSTLKLTTRQSFQMHGILKWNMKKNIQEINASLMDTLAACGDVNRNVMCNPNPYQSDIHAEVYKLSAELSEYLSPRTQAYHEIWLDGEKVVKSQEVEVEPMYGELYLPRKFKIGLAIPPNNDIDVFSQDLGLIAILEEDKLVGFNIAVGGGMGMTHGDTATYPQLARVIGFCTPDKIIEVAEKVITIQRDYGNRSVRKNARFKYTVDAKGLEWIANELNNRLGWDLEAARAYHFEHNGDRYGWIKGNDGKWHYTLFIENGRVRDTGDYPLMTGLREIAKIHTGDFRLSPNQNLVISNVTSQKKKKIVELLELHNMTDGAHHSALRRSSMSCVAFPTCGLAMAEAERYLPVLLDKIDVIIDESGLRDKEIIIRMSGCPNGCSRPALGEIAFIGKAPGKYNMYLGAGFAGDRLNKIYRENIGEEEILAILQVLLTQYAKERLEGEHFGDFVIRAGHVKAVHNGMDFHDEVVSTNA
- a CDS encoding NAD(P)-binding protein, yielding MGTYPMMLNMKNKAAVVVGGGIIAYRKTLSLLQAGAHVTVISPALHSKMEELFLNDQITWKNKVYEPGDLQLAVVVIAATNQSHVNELVASSAGEHQLVNVVDSQTLSDFQVPAKLERGHLTITVATNGASPTLARVIRDELFEKYDDSYKAYLDFLALARDRVKNTVVDEQTKLRLLKVVTDETYRQSHNMQQVFLEMLGDFEKKSHHQLI
- the cysK gene encoding cysteine synthase A; the encoded protein is MRVVNNIAELIGHTPLVRLNRIADPNGAAVYVKLEYFNPSKSVKDRAAFNMIVEAEKSGQLTAGATIIEPTSGNTGIGLAMNAAARGYRAIFVMPDNATIERINLMKAYGAEVVLTPSEERMPGAIAKANELASQIDNSFIPMQFENAANPDAHRTTTAMEIIEALASVNRTLTAFVCTSGTGGTVTGTGEALKEHDASITVHVVEPAGSPVLSGGEPGKHKLVGTSPGFIPSVLNTEIYDEIFQIKDEEAYATVRSAAVQEGVLIGPSGGASIYAALAVAKRLTPNDTVVCIAPDSGERYLSSDLFTT
- a CDS encoding MFS transporter, coding for MRSKFNVVTSTILASVFIARFGTFLVLPYLTLFLLEDFRYTGIQIGTIISTLALSRLIVSFFIGPYIDKYPKNKVILIGLLAYFGSYVYFPFIDQYTGFIVFAAILGFGQAVVEPTYRVLLSFYTEPENRKFIFNIRYFLINISAAIAPLTSVFFQQFGTDLLFFTVGFIFLINIFTFTILFKKYPIEKVPEKSGKVSIFQSFYVFRKDYGFTIFIVALIFISFGYSQFDSTFSQFLGITFDYELALKYFAWLITTNAITVLVIQYFVYRLGEVISTTTCLIIGSLCLSLGLFLFGQSESIVLLIFSMVIFTAGEVLVFTMVDVHIDEICEDHEKGTYFALSGVSSLGKIAGPSLGGFLLDSFGAGAMVFIVISVITVLSVPFFYLSNKVLNNKTHKTLEKH
- a CDS encoding ABC transporter ATP-binding protein, whose amino-acid sequence is MYLTIDGIEKSFPHAETGQVKVLDNIQLEVEKGQFISIVGPSGCGKSTLLYLIAGLEKADKGEIRIEGKKVTDAGPDRVVVFQEAGLFPWLTVLDNVTYGLLLKGMAKNEAQDKAKDMLKMVHLSNYIDAYPHQLSGGMKQRVSIARALVMEPAVLLMDEPFAALDEQTRMVLHHELLEIWRKTKVTIFFITHNIREAVLLSEKIVVFETRPGKIKSTHTIKTSTDGVTPNDVTFRLEKVILAELQGEIEKVLKEEMGDDYIFETDPLHRATSGDMGSNI
- a CDS encoding ABC transporter permease, translating into MTTFLRRTLFIGLLAVIWEVTSRLSSLPDFMFPTLTQVLQTLFSGIISGQITVAIVTSMIRLLIGFSIAVVIGVFLGYLIWRSKLVEDTLGFLITALQSIPSIVWFPLAIIWFGLNNFSILFIVTIGATWTMTISATSGFKNVPALYQRVAKTLGSSGFHFLRTVILPASVPQIISGLRIAWAFSWRALMAGELLGGGGGLGHLLETGRSLGQMDLVISVMIIIGVIGTIMDNLVFLRLERNVQKKWGIS
- a CDS encoding aliphatic sulfonate ABC transporter substrate-binding protein, encoding MKRKLWRVGFISILVLAFATACGKGNQGAAGSKEVNIGYFPNLTHMATIVALEKGYFAEEFGEDIKINTKTVSNGGLFTEAMVTKSIDVGTVGPGPLLNLYVKDPNYHIISGAVNGGAVLVASEHSNITDLAHLDGKKVAIPVIGSTQDVMLRKALNDVGLKPTSNGGTVELFAAAPADTATLFIQKSVDAAATQEPWGYILETQANGKLLLDWESFAWGKESTNTVVAATKNFVSNEKFLTAYLTAHTKAVNFIKQNPEESQELVIKHIKDLTGKEINKEELQVAFSHLEVTTAVNEQVIQEMADISKEAGYVQSSEIKGLVQLEQLKAIEKK
- a CDS encoding Yip1 family protein, which encodes MSEGNEILDKKEQRNLWKSIWLEPRETVRYAIDHKTMKYALMLVLIASLFDVLNVMTQNNLDTTIPASGFIIWLIVLSPVLGLIGWWIGAGLATMVGTWFGGTGTFAELKMAYALSCIPVIIGGLIWIPDLLILGKSLFLEDISVSGWRLIWQFFSGFIGIVIGIWSFIITVMIVAEAHRISGWRGFWTVVIPSALIVIVVLIFFLPFLFLLF
- a CDS encoding catalase, translating into MTENQKPKLTTAAGAPVVDNQNSMTAGPRGPILLQDVWLLEKLAHFDREVIPERRMHAKGSAAYGTFTLTHDISQYSKAKIFSEVGKKTDMFLRFSTVAGERGGADAERDIRGFSARFYTEEGNWDLVGNNTPVFFFRDPMQFPDLNHAVKRDPRTNMRSANNNWDFWTSLPEALHQVTIVMSDRGLPSSYRTMHGFGSHTFSMINEQNERVWVKFHMRSQQGIENLTDQEAEVVVGKDRESHQRDLYDNIENGNFPKWKMYIQVMTEEQANNMPYNPFDLTKVWYKEDFPLIEVGEFELNRNPDNYFAEVEQAAFTPANVVPGISFSPDRMLQGRLFSYGDAQRYRLGVNHHQIPVNQPRCPVHSFHRDGAMRVDGNHGSRMHYEPNSYGEWQEQPSYKDPALDLFGSADQWNFREDDDNYFEQPGKLFNLMSPEQQQVLFENTGRNMQGVDKHIQLRHITHCFKADPAYGQGVADALGIAWSEVEAAATFEAK